In Streptomyces sp. RFCAC02, the following proteins share a genomic window:
- a CDS encoding dihydrodipicolinate synthase family protein: MIRLPDATGALRAYTPRAESAVLAAGGPPLVSRTVFSAAHVVADPFADTTPDSPAAVDWDATLAFRRHLWSHGLGVAEAMDTAQRGMGLDWAGAAELIRRSGAEARAVGGLIACGVGTDQLTTATSLDEVRAAYEEQLAVVEETGAQAIIMASRALAAVAAGPEDYLEVYGHLLRQASEPVILHWLGPMFDPALEGYWGSADLDAATGTFLDIIAEHPDKVDGVKVSLLEARREVELRRRLPKGVRCYTGDDFNYPELIAGDEQGFSHALLGIFDPLGPLAAQAVRTLDTGDVAAFRAALDPTVPLSRHLFRAPTRFYKTGVVFLAWLAGHQDHFTMVGGLQSARSLAHLARAYELADGLGLFPDPALAESRMARLLAVHGVEQ, from the coding sequence ATGATCCGACTGCCGGACGCGACCGGCGCGCTGCGCGCGTACACACCCCGCGCGGAATCCGCCGTCCTCGCCGCGGGCGGGCCGCCCCTGGTCTCCCGCACGGTCTTCTCCGCCGCCCACGTGGTGGCCGACCCGTTCGCCGACACGACCCCCGACAGCCCGGCAGCGGTGGACTGGGACGCGACCCTCGCGTTCCGCCGCCACCTGTGGTCGCACGGCCTCGGCGTGGCGGAGGCCATGGACACCGCGCAGCGCGGCATGGGCCTCGACTGGGCCGGCGCCGCCGAACTGATCCGCCGCTCCGGCGCCGAGGCCAGGGCCGTCGGCGGCCTGATCGCCTGCGGCGTCGGCACGGACCAGCTCACCACCGCCACCTCGCTCGACGAGGTCAGGGCGGCCTACGAGGAGCAGCTCGCCGTCGTCGAGGAGACCGGCGCGCAGGCCATCATCATGGCGTCACGGGCGCTGGCCGCCGTCGCGGCCGGCCCCGAGGACTACCTGGAGGTCTACGGGCACCTGCTGCGGCAGGCGTCGGAGCCGGTGATCCTGCACTGGCTCGGTCCGATGTTCGACCCGGCCCTGGAGGGCTACTGGGGCTCGGCCGACCTGGACGCCGCGACCGGCACCTTCCTCGACATCATCGCCGAGCACCCCGACAAGGTGGACGGCGTCAAGGTGTCGCTGCTGGAGGCGCGGCGCGAGGTGGAGCTGCGCCGCCGCCTGCCGAAGGGCGTGCGCTGCTACACCGGCGACGACTTCAACTACCCGGAGCTGATCGCGGGCGACGAGCAGGGCTTCAGCCACGCGCTGCTCGGCATCTTCGACCCGCTGGGGCCGCTCGCCGCCCAGGCCGTACGGACGCTCGACACCGGCGACGTGGCCGCCTTCCGGGCGGCGCTCGACCCGACCGTCCCGCTGTCGCGGCACCTCTTCCGGGCGCCGACCCGCTTCTACAAGACGGGCGTGGTGTTCCTGGCCTGGCTGGCCGGCCACCAGGACCACTTCACGATGGTCGGCGGCCTGCAGTCGGCACGTTCCCTGGCGCACCTCGCGCGCGCCTACGAACTCGCCGACGGCCTCGGCCTCTTCCCCGACCCCGCGCTCGCGGAGTCCCGCATGGCACGCCTGCTGGCGGTGCACGGAGTGGAGCAGTGA
- a CDS encoding Gfo/Idh/MocA family oxidoreductase, which translates to MAARRTVRIAMNGVTGRMGYRQHLVRSILAIREQGGVDLGDGTVIWPEPVLVGRREHALRELAARHGLGEDAVSTDVDAVLADDSVDIYFDSQITLAREEAIAKAIAAGKHIYTEKPTATGLDGALRLARQAQEAGIKHGVVQDKLFLPGLLKLKRLIDGGFFGRILSVRGEFGYWVFEGDWQEAQRPSWNYRAEDGGGIVVDMFPHWEYVLHELFGRVESVQAVTRTHIPQRWDERGKPYEATADDSAYGIFELAGGAVAQINSSWSVRVNRDELVEFQVDGTEGSAVAGLRKCRVQHRSATPKPVWNPDLPATEVFRDQWQEVPDNGEFENGFKAQWELFLRHVVLDEPYTWDLLAGARGVQLAELGLTSAAEGRRLSVPELSL; encoded by the coding sequence ATGGCCGCACGCAGGACCGTCAGGATCGCCATGAACGGCGTCACCGGACGCATGGGTTACCGTCAGCACCTGGTCCGCTCGATCCTCGCCATCCGCGAACAGGGCGGCGTGGACCTGGGCGACGGCACCGTCATCTGGCCCGAGCCGGTGCTCGTCGGCCGCCGCGAGCACGCGCTGCGCGAACTCGCCGCGCGGCACGGCCTCGGCGAGGACGCGGTGTCCACCGACGTCGACGCCGTCCTCGCCGACGACTCGGTCGACATCTACTTCGACTCCCAGATCACCCTCGCCCGCGAGGAGGCCATCGCGAAGGCGATCGCCGCGGGCAAGCACATCTACACGGAGAAGCCCACCGCCACCGGCCTCGACGGCGCGCTGCGCCTCGCGCGGCAGGCGCAGGAGGCGGGCATCAAGCACGGCGTGGTGCAGGACAAGCTGTTCCTGCCGGGCCTGCTGAAGCTGAAGCGGCTCATCGACGGCGGCTTCTTCGGCCGGATCCTCTCGGTGCGCGGCGAGTTCGGCTACTGGGTGTTCGAGGGCGACTGGCAGGAGGCGCAGCGCCCGTCGTGGAACTACCGTGCCGAGGACGGCGGCGGCATCGTCGTGGACATGTTCCCGCACTGGGAGTACGTGCTGCACGAGCTGTTCGGCCGCGTGGAGAGCGTCCAGGCCGTGACGCGGACCCACATCCCGCAGCGCTGGGACGAGCGGGGCAAGCCGTACGAGGCGACGGCGGACGACTCCGCGTACGGCATCTTCGAGCTGGCCGGCGGCGCCGTCGCGCAGATCAACTCCTCCTGGTCGGTGCGCGTGAACCGCGACGAGCTGGTCGAGTTCCAGGTGGACGGCACGGAGGGCTCGGCCGTCGCCGGCCTGCGGAAGTGCCGCGTCCAGCACCGGTCGGCGACCCCCAAGCCGGTGTGGAACCCCGACCTGCCCGCCACCGAGGTCTTCCGCGACCAGTGGCAGGAGGTCCCGGACAACGGCGAGTTCGAGAACGGCTTCAAGGCGCAGTGGGAGCTGTTCCTGCGGCACGTCGTGCTGGACGAGCCCTACACCTGGGACCTGCTGGCGGGCGCGCGGGGCGTGCAGCTCGCCGAGCTGGGTCTCACGTCGGCGGCCGAGGGCCGGCGGCTGTCCGTGCCCGAACTGTCCCTGTGA
- a CDS encoding LacI family DNA-binding transcriptional regulator yields MSVTLADVAARAGVSAATVSRVLNGNYPVAGTTRARVLRAVEELEYVVNGPASALAAASSDLVGVLVNDIADPFFGIMAGAVQAQLGPGGDGDAGPGPRMAIVCNTGGSRERELTYLTLLQRQRAAAVVLTGGAVEDEEHTAALSARLRRLAAAGARVVLCGRPPLPEPGPVTLTFDNRGGARRLTEHLLGLGHRVIGYLAGPAARTTTRHRLEGHRAALAAAGLAGGHERLIVHGAYDRAAGYDGAIALLDREPGLTAVIAANDTVALGVCAAFRDRGLRVPEDVSVAGFDDLPFAADITPSLTTVRVPLQEAGAHAGRLALGHDKAPADGVITCPTTLVPRFSTAPPPEKA; encoded by the coding sequence ATGTCAGTGACGCTGGCGGATGTGGCGGCCCGGGCGGGCGTGTCGGCGGCCACGGTCTCCCGTGTGCTCAACGGCAACTACCCGGTCGCCGGCACGACCCGCGCCCGCGTCCTGCGCGCCGTCGAGGAGCTGGAGTACGTCGTCAACGGGCCGGCCAGCGCCCTCGCCGCCGCCTCGTCCGACCTGGTCGGCGTCCTGGTCAACGACATCGCCGACCCCTTCTTCGGCATCATGGCGGGCGCGGTGCAGGCGCAGCTCGGTCCCGGCGGTGACGGCGACGCGGGACCGGGGCCGAGGATGGCCATCGTGTGCAACACCGGCGGCTCCCGCGAACGGGAGCTGACCTACCTCACCCTCCTGCAGCGCCAGCGCGCGGCCGCCGTGGTCCTCACCGGCGGCGCGGTCGAGGACGAGGAGCACACCGCGGCGCTGTCCGCGCGCCTGCGCCGGCTGGCGGCCGCGGGCGCCCGGGTCGTGCTGTGCGGCAGGCCGCCGCTGCCGGAGCCGGGGCCGGTCACCCTGACGTTCGACAACCGGGGCGGCGCCCGCCGCCTCACCGAGCACCTCCTCGGCCTGGGGCACCGGGTGATCGGCTATCTCGCGGGGCCGGCCGCCCGGACCACCACGCGGCACCGTCTCGAAGGCCACCGTGCGGCCCTGGCCGCCGCCGGGCTCGCCGGCGGCCACGAGCGGCTGATCGTCCACGGGGCCTACGACCGTGCCGCCGGGTACGACGGCGCGATCGCCCTGCTGGACCGCGAGCCGGGCCTGACCGCCGTCATCGCGGCCAACGACACGGTCGCCCTCGGCGTCTGCGCCGCCTTCCGGGACCGCGGCCTTCGTGTCCCCGAGGACGTGTCGGTGGCCGGGTTCGACGATCTGCCGTTCGCCGCCGACATCACGCCCTCCCTCACGACGGTCCGCGTACCGCTCCAGGAGGCGGGCGCGCACGCGGGCCGCCTCGCGCTGGGGCACGACAAGGCCCCGGCGGACGGCGTCATCACCTGCCCGACGACGCTCGTCCCCCGCTTCTCCACGGCGCCTCCACCGGAGAAGGCGTGA